The DNA segment AATGCGATATCTCGAGACCTGGCTCGAGCAACCGGAGTGGATGATGCACCCGATGCAATCGTTTATTCGTCGGACCGACGCCGTGCGCTACGAAGAACTGCTGGCGTGGACTGTCGACCCCGGCACCGACCTCGAGTACGAACTGTTCTACGTCGACGGTGACCTCGAAGCGTATCGGCCAGTGCTGGAGCAGGTCGATTCCGTCCGTCGCCACACGATTACTCCGATCGATGACGGTTCGTTTTACGTGTACGTTTGCCAGGAAACACGACCCGAAGACGCCGGCTGGCGCAACGCGTTTACCGACCGCGACCTCGTCGTCATCCCACCGGTTCGGTTCGATGACAGTGCACGAATGGGGCTCACGGTCGTCGGTTCGGACCCTGATTTACAGGGACTCCTCGAGGATATGCCC comes from the Natronosalvus amylolyticus genome and includes:
- a CDS encoding helix-turn-helix domain-containing protein encodes the protein MRYLETWLEQPEWMMHPMQSFIRRTDAVRYEELLAWTVDPGTDLEYELFYVDGDLEAYRPVLEQVDSVRRHTITPIDDGSFYVYVCQETRPEDAGWRNAFTDRDLVVIPPVRFDDSARMGLTVVGSDPDLQGLLEDMPQAIDVEIVQIGDFDRRGSTIARRLTDRQLEAIVTAYERGYYDVPRSGTLTDVADALQIAESSASVTLRRAESVLVETALRQYGVRKGLEER